Proteins encoded by one window of Halobacteriovoraceae bacterium:
- a CDS encoding response regulator codes for MKVSSNLKILILDDCLDTRNYIKLILSKKGFKRLVSAHNGREALEILDKAEKEFDPIKVILADWQMPEMDGFTFLTKVKEDNRFSKIPFIMITSDNDRDHVIEAIEHGVNDYVIKPVKGDVLIEKLSRVFGHG; via the coding sequence ATGAAGGTAAGTTCTAATCTCAAGATTTTAATACTTGATGACTGTCTTGATACAAGAAATTATATCAAACTAATTCTCTCTAAGAAGGGTTTTAAAAGACTAGTGAGTGCGCATAATGGTCGCGAGGCCCTAGAAATATTAGATAAGGCCGAAAAAGAATTTGATCCAATAAAAGTCATCTTGGCCGACTGGCAAATGCCTGAAATGGATGGATTTACATTTTTAACAAAAGTGAAAGAAGATAATCGATTTTCAAAAATTCCTTTCATCATGATAACTTCTGATAACGATCGAGATCATGTTATAGAGGCCATTGAACATGGTGTGAATGACTATGTTATTAAACCTGTCAAAGGTGATGTATTGATTGAGAAGTTATCAAGAGTTTTTGGTCACGGGTAA
- the hutH gene encoding histidine ammonia-lyase — MEKLIINGENLSIEDVFHVATCENATVQVEISKDSLSKMDKSRKFVLDLVEKEKPVYGINTGFGALSNKFIQKKDLEQLQYNLIRSHCTGVGKPFNDEITRAIMLLRANCLCSGYSGINPQIVQLLITFLNKNILPVIPQKGSVGASGDLAPLSHMALALIGEGEVYFEKKRQSTQSVLERLNIQPIKLGPKDGLALINGTAVMAALGCIAVYEAKSIMKIADISAALTLDAVKGTTKAYDPSISKLKPHLGQNETCINLNTLLKDSQIKDSHDDCQKVQDPYSLRCVPQVHGACRQTFYHAEHVIKTEINSVTDNPLIFPDENKVISGGNFHGEAIALCMDYLAMGLSEICSISERRIEKMMNPTFSDLPAFLVKESGLNSGLMIAQVTAAALTSENKYLSHPASVDSIPTSTDKEDHVSMGLTAGRKLQEVLENTKNVLSIELLCNTQALEFQRPLKTSPALEKIYSLIRKKVPPIVEDRTLHKDIEKISKLIKSRKLVFEIEKILGELK, encoded by the coding sequence ATTGAAAAATTAATTATTAACGGTGAAAACCTCTCAATTGAAGATGTTTTTCATGTTGCAACCTGTGAAAATGCGACAGTACAAGTTGAAATTTCAAAAGATTCACTTTCGAAAATGGATAAATCTAGAAAATTCGTTCTAGATTTAGTTGAGAAAGAAAAACCAGTCTATGGAATCAACACTGGTTTTGGTGCACTTTCTAACAAATTTATCCAGAAAAAAGACCTAGAGCAATTACAATATAATCTCATTCGCTCACACTGTACTGGTGTTGGAAAACCTTTCAATGACGAAATCACAAGGGCCATCATGCTTCTGAGGGCCAATTGTCTTTGTTCTGGTTATTCAGGAATCAACCCTCAAATCGTACAACTCCTCATTACGTTTTTAAATAAAAACATACTGCCAGTTATTCCACAAAAAGGATCCGTTGGAGCATCTGGAGACTTGGCCCCATTGTCACATATGGCCCTGGCACTCATCGGCGAAGGAGAAGTTTATTTTGAAAAAAAACGTCAAAGTACTCAAAGTGTTCTTGAAAGATTAAATATTCAACCCATAAAGCTTGGGCCCAAAGACGGACTCGCCCTTATAAATGGTACTGCTGTCATGGCCGCACTAGGTTGCATTGCTGTTTATGAGGCAAAATCAATCATGAAAATCGCTGATATTTCAGCTGCTCTCACACTTGATGCTGTCAAAGGTACAACCAAGGCATACGACCCATCTATATCTAAACTTAAACCTCATTTGGGTCAAAATGAAACATGTATTAACTTAAATACACTCTTGAAAGATTCGCAAATTAAAGATTCCCATGACGACTGTCAAAAAGTACAAGATCCTTATTCATTAAGATGCGTCCCCCAAGTTCACGGTGCTTGTAGACAAACTTTTTATCATGCTGAACATGTCATCAAAACTGAAATTAATTCAGTCACAGATAATCCCCTAATCTTTCCAGATGAAAATAAAGTTATTTCTGGAGGAAACTTTCATGGAGAAGCAATTGCCCTATGTATGGACTATCTGGCCATGGGACTTTCTGAAATATGTAGTATTTCAGAAAGAAGAATTGAAAAAATGATGAATCCAACATTCTCAGATCTTCCAGCTTTTCTCGTTAAAGAATCTGGCCTCAACTCTGGATTAATGATAGCTCAAGTCACTGCGGCAGCATTGACTTCTGAAAATAAATACCTTTCTCATCCTGCTTCAGTTGATTCAATTCCTACTTCAACAGATAAAGAAGACCATGTCTCTATGGGACTGACTGCAGGTAGAAAACTTCAAGAAGTTTTAGAAAATACAAAAAATGTCTTGTCAATTGAACTCCTATGTAACACTCAGGCCTTAGAGTTTCAAAGACCATTAAAGACTTCACCTGCTTTGGAAAAAATATATTCATTGATTAGAAAAAAAGTTCCACCAATTGTAGAAGACCGTACGCTTCACAAAGACATTGAGAAAATTTCAAAATTGATTAAGTCTCGAAAATTAGTTTTTGAAATTGAGAAAATTTTAGGAGAATTAAAATGA
- the galU gene encoding UTP--glucose-1-phosphate uridylyltransferase GalU, which yields MSVKKIVIPVAGRGTRFLPATKQIPKEMIPIINIPMINYVVDEAVNSGVEQIIFVTSYGKNMIEDFFDRNTALEQFLRDNGKNEIASNIERIGSKIEVLSVRQKQQLGLGHAINCAAPLIGNETFGVILGDDLILSEKPAISQLIDVSKKQKLKSVIGVMEVNREETSKYGIVDGHFLDSDKKTLKMNKMVEKPKPENAPSHLATPGRYVLTPEIFDCLNEIPRGAGGEYQLTDAINLLCQKDDVYAHLYDGDRFDTGSIEGYLNATIEFALRRQDTCEYMKSIIKQKAKNL from the coding sequence ATGTCTGTAAAAAAAATAGTTATTCCTGTAGCTGGCAGAGGGACTCGGTTTTTGCCTGCAACGAAACAGATACCTAAGGAAATGATACCGATTATCAATATTCCAATGATTAATTATGTTGTTGATGAGGCCGTAAATTCAGGAGTTGAGCAAATTATTTTTGTTACGAGTTATGGCAAGAATATGATTGAAGATTTTTTTGATCGAAATACGGCATTAGAGCAGTTTTTAAGAGATAACGGAAAAAATGAAATTGCCAGTAATATTGAGAGAATTGGAAGTAAAATTGAGGTTCTATCTGTTAGGCAAAAGCAGCAGCTAGGTCTTGGACATGCAATTAATTGTGCAGCTCCGTTAATTGGGAATGAAACCTTTGGAGTTATACTTGGAGATGACCTCATTCTTTCTGAAAAACCGGCCATTTCTCAGTTGATTGATGTTTCAAAAAAACAAAAGTTAAAATCTGTTATAGGGGTTATGGAAGTTAATAGGGAAGAGACTTCAAAATATGGAATTGTTGATGGCCATTTTTTAGATTCTGATAAAAAAACATTAAAAATGAATAAAATGGTAGAAAAACCCAAACCAGAAAATGCTCCTAGTCATTTGGCCACACCAGGAAGATATGTTCTAACGCCTGAGATCTTTGATTGTCTAAATGAAATTCCACGTGGAGCGGGTGGAGAGTATCAATTGACTGATGCAATTAACTTGCTTTGTCAAAAGGATGATGTTTATGCACATCTCTATGATGGAGACCGGTTTGATACAGGAAGTATTGAAGGGTACCTTAATGCAACTATTGAATTTGCATTAAGAAGACAAGATACTTGTGAATATATGAAATCTATAATTAAGCAAAAGGCCAAAAATTTATGA
- the hutI gene encoding imidazolonepropionase, producing the protein MKCFKNINQILTLENAYQKDGRNLIPEDISIIENGAIVFDKNQILWIGRSKDLPKEYHSTQTQDLAGHVLTPELVDSHTHLVFSGNRSKEYTMRLNGADYETIAKAGGGILSSMKQTQQASEDELFDLGCERIERIAGFGVKTIEIKSGYALTYDGEKLLSKIIHKLKQKFAPKIQILNTYLAAHAVPKDYINSAEYLEKVVIPLLKDIHQHIDIVDIFHEQGYFSTEDVEILFNLSRDLGLKLKIHADEFNDNNGAFLAHQQGALSCDHLLKISQKGINALKNSNTVATVLPGTGLFLGKPLAPVESMLKEGLKVSIATDFNPGSCHCDNLLLLASISAPTFKMNIAQLWSAITLNASHSLGLIDQGVLIEGMKPRFSVFKCNTIDEITYNWGKNLYVDLRD; encoded by the coding sequence GTGAAATGTTTTAAAAATATAAACCAAATTTTAACCTTAGAAAATGCCTATCAAAAAGATGGTAGAAACTTAATACCAGAAGATATTTCAATAATTGAAAATGGCGCTATCGTTTTTGATAAAAACCAAATTTTGTGGATAGGAAGATCCAAAGATCTTCCCAAAGAATATCATTCTACTCAAACTCAAGATCTTGCTGGCCATGTGCTCACACCTGAACTTGTTGATTCACATACACACTTAGTTTTTTCAGGAAATCGCTCTAAAGAATATACAATGAGATTAAATGGAGCTGACTATGAGACTATTGCTAAGGCCGGTGGGGGAATACTATCTTCTATGAAGCAAACTCAACAGGCCAGTGAAGATGAACTCTTCGATTTAGGATGTGAAAGAATTGAACGAATTGCAGGTTTTGGAGTAAAAACTATCGAAATAAAAAGTGGTTACGCCCTTACTTATGATGGAGAAAAATTGCTTTCTAAGATTATTCACAAACTTAAACAAAAATTTGCTCCTAAAATTCAAATTCTAAATACATATCTGGCAGCTCATGCTGTTCCTAAAGATTATATAAATTCTGCAGAATATTTAGAAAAAGTAGTCATCCCTCTCTTAAAAGATATTCATCAACATATTGATATTGTCGATATATTTCATGAACAGGGATACTTCTCCACCGAAGATGTAGAAATACTTTTTAATTTATCGAGAGATTTAGGTCTTAAACTTAAAATTCATGCAGATGAATTTAATGACAATAATGGTGCATTTCTTGCACACCAACAAGGTGCTTTAAGTTGTGATCATCTTTTAAAAATTTCTCAAAAAGGTATAAATGCACTTAAAAATTCAAATACTGTTGCAACAGTACTTCCTGGTACAGGACTTTTTTTAGGCAAACCACTTGCTCCGGTTGAAAGCATGTTAAAAGAGGGACTAAAAGTTTCAATCGCAACTGACTTTAATCCTGGTTCTTGTCATTGTGATAATTTACTTTTGCTGGCCTCTATAAGTGCTCCAACTTTCAAAATGAATATTGCTCAATTGTGGTCGGCGATTACCTTAAATGCTTCTCACTCACTTGGACTTATAGATCAAGGGGTATTAATAGAAGGAATGAAACCACGTTTTAGTGTTTTTAAATGTAACACAATTGATGAAATTACCTATAATTGGGGAAAAAACCTTTATGTTGATCTCAGAGATTAA
- the rpe gene encoding ribulose-phosphate 3-epimerase produces the protein MKTIISPSILSCDFLNIESEIKHFDNIDDLWFHLDIMDGHFVPNLTFGPPIIKNLHKITSHKLDAHFMVSNPEFYIKAMKDHHIFNFTIHLESVEKNSLKNLIYECKQFYPSVGISIKPNTPVAEIDSDILSLVDLFLVMSVEPGFGGQSFLYNAVDKISILHDLRQKNGYKYIIQVDGGINDETAKHCLSAGADNLVAGSYIFNSSPQDYLDKIKSLRA, from the coding sequence TTGAAAACAATCATATCCCCTAGCATTCTTTCATGCGATTTTTTAAATATTGAAAGTGAAATTAAACACTTTGATAATATAGATGATCTATGGTTTCACTTGGATATAATGGATGGACACTTCGTCCCGAACTTAACATTTGGCCCTCCTATAATTAAAAACCTCCACAAGATTACTTCACATAAGCTTGATGCCCATTTTATGGTCTCAAATCCTGAGTTTTACATTAAAGCAATGAAGGATCACCATATATTCAATTTCACTATTCATTTGGAATCTGTTGAAAAAAATTCACTAAAAAATCTTATCTATGAATGTAAACAATTTTATCCTTCAGTAGGAATTTCAATAAAACCCAATACCCCCGTAGCTGAAATAGATTCAGACATATTGTCCCTAGTTGACCTTTTTTTAGTTATGTCTGTTGAACCTGGATTTGGCGGACAGAGCTTTCTTTACAATGCCGTTGATAAAATTAGTATTCTTCATGATTTAAGACAAAAAAATGGATATAAATATATCATTCAAGTTGATGGCGGTATTAATGATGAAACAGCAAAACACTGTTTATCCGCTGGAGCTGACAACTTAGTTGCCGGGTCATATATATTTAACAGTTCTCCACAAGATTACTTAGATAAAATTAAAAGTTTAAGAGCATAA
- a CDS encoding methionyl-tRNA formyltransferase, protein MKKLKTIFFGTPDFSIPALETLFSHPNVEITKVISMPDRPSGRGKLLHSPPIIDYCKNNKIPFLQTENINQETDFIEQIKKDKVDLFIVLAFAQFLKNELLDIPLFGAFNIHTSLLPKYRGAAPIQYALLNHDKKTGVSIQKMVKKMDAGDIAYSLETPIFENEHGHSLYTRLKYLSAVSLFHFLDLLLNNSLHYEKQIEQNVSYAPSIKKDDGHIFFNSMNYFEITGKLKAFHPWPGIFVLMNGKRLKIFELEISAQKLSPGEIDISSGQLLVGCLDETFRIGTVQLEGKKKSSDTELLNGLQNYLKNGEQITFS, encoded by the coding sequence ATGAAGAAACTTAAAACCATCTTTTTTGGAACGCCTGATTTCTCAATTCCTGCATTAGAAACTCTTTTTTCTCATCCAAACGTTGAGATTACAAAAGTCATCAGTATGCCAGATAGACCCTCTGGCAGAGGAAAGCTTCTACACTCTCCCCCTATTATCGATTATTGTAAAAATAATAAAATACCATTCCTACAAACTGAAAATATTAATCAAGAAACTGATTTTATAGAACAAATTAAAAAAGATAAAGTTGATCTTTTTATTGTCCTCGCATTTGCGCAATTTCTCAAAAATGAACTTTTAGACATACCCCTTTTTGGCGCCTTTAACATTCATACTTCTTTATTACCAAAGTATCGAGGTGCTGCACCTATTCAGTACGCTCTCTTAAACCATGACAAAAAAACAGGTGTTTCCATTCAGAAAATGGTAAAAAAAATGGATGCTGGAGATATTGCTTATTCACTTGAAACACCTATTTTTGAAAATGAACATGGACACTCATTATACACCAGACTAAAGTACCTCAGCGCTGTCAGTCTTTTCCATTTTTTAGATTTACTCTTGAATAATTCACTCCATTATGAAAAACAGATCGAGCAAAATGTAAGCTATGCTCCTTCTATTAAAAAAGATGATGGACACATTTTTTTTAATTCAATGAATTACTTTGAAATAACAGGCAAATTAAAGGCATTCCATCCATGGCCAGGAATTTTTGTCTTAATGAATGGAAAGAGATTGAAAATCTTTGAATTAGAAATTTCTGCCCAAAAACTTAGTCCTGGCGAAATTGATATTTCTTCAGGACAACTATTGGTTGGATGTCTTGATGAAACATTTCGAATTGGCACTGTGCAACTTGAAGGAAAAAAGAAATCCTCAGATACTGAGCTGCTTAATGGATTACAGAATTACTTAAAAAATGGAGAGCAAATTACTTTTAGCTAA
- a CDS encoding TlpA family protein disulfide reductase, which produces MAYKKTQFKGKLFSFKEKEMTSEDVNFVDSELSNKTVILNFWGHWCGPCLEEFPSLVKLNSLISKDSLKIIAINTDELDQLKKVSKVIRNFKLDFPIVFDQDSKITEMFEISAIPVSILMHKGKYVESFEGGVDFSSIEFINKIKELTKTN; this is translated from the coding sequence ATGGCATATAAAAAGACTCAATTTAAGGGAAAGCTTTTTTCCTTCAAAGAAAAAGAAATGACTTCAGAAGATGTGAATTTTGTTGATTCTGAATTGAGTAACAAAACAGTCATTCTCAATTTTTGGGGCCATTGGTGTGGGCCATGTTTAGAAGAGTTTCCCTCACTGGTGAAGTTAAATAGTCTAATCTCTAAAGATAGCCTTAAAATAATCGCCATAAATACTGATGAATTAGATCAGTTAAAAAAAGTTTCAAAGGTAATTAGAAATTTTAAATTAGATTTTCCGATTGTTTTTGATCAAGATTCAAAAATAACAGAAATGTTTGAAATTTCAGCAATACCAGTTTCGATTCTCATGCATAAAGGGAAATATGTTGAGAGTTTTGAAGGTGGTGTGGATTTTTCCTCTATCGAATTTATCAATAAAATCAAAGAGCTAACAAAGACAAACTAA
- a CDS encoding transporter substrate-binding domain-containing protein yields the protein MIFFMRAQSKEKIRFVSYSIPQYVISESKGEFIDLIKKIASEIDVDIEIKIYPPRRAILAFQNGEFDAYFPGLDILNTLPFFNTVPYYFKKDYLFFRTGEEIKSISNQKICITRGYPYDQKILLKKDINFTTAESDEACIKMLKAKRVNGFLCEMITGTIAIASLGYKNISVDPTNVLSSAPVYITFSRNKKGKKYSEIFSKKISEYIENKYLEKLFRPSIDKVTKTFGPGHNPFIP from the coding sequence ATGATTTTTTTTATGCGAGCTCAATCAAAAGAAAAGATTCGTTTTGTATCTTATTCCATACCACAGTATGTCATAAGTGAGTCTAAGGGTGAGTTTATAGACTTAATAAAAAAAATTGCTAGTGAAATAGATGTTGATATTGAAATAAAAATTTATCCACCTAGACGCGCGATACTTGCCTTTCAAAATGGAGAATTTGATGCTTATTTTCCAGGACTGGACATTTTAAATACATTACCTTTTTTTAATACTGTTCCGTATTATTTTAAAAAAGACTATTTATTTTTTAGAACAGGTGAAGAAATTAAAAGTATTTCAAATCAAAAAATTTGCATAACGAGGGGATATCCTTATGATCAAAAAATTCTTTTAAAAAAAGATATTAACTTTACGACAGCTGAAAGTGATGAAGCATGTATAAAAATGCTAAAAGCAAAACGAGTAAATGGATTTCTTTGTGAGATGATAACCGGAACCATTGCTATCGCTTCACTAGGGTATAAAAATATTTCAGTTGATCCAACAAATGTACTATCTTCTGCTCCTGTGTATATTACCTTTTCTCGAAATAAAAAAGGTAAAAAATATTCAGAAATTTTTTCTAAAAAGATTTCTGAGTATATTGAAAATAAATATTTAGAAAAATTGTTTAGGCCATCGATTGATAAAGTGACAAAAACTTTTGGGCCAGGACATAATCCCTTTATTCCTTAA
- a CDS encoding LptF/LptG family permease, translating into MTILRIYILKNWFKTLMGSIFFLLLLLTAGNLVAGFLRSNVTALDVIKNYIIELPNLLGRVIPISCIFASIFAIEKQRSKNELVAIFASGLSFKKYLSILLSASVLVSLILFIFLGFVYPYSKSERHNILKDKVDHFSNQKSVGLRTNTLNSGKMWYKGKNYFFSLVNFDLEKNTIYDFKIYFFKSFKIIEKVISAKKAIHLQNKEWELHDATIIDNSKELNFPKTTQEKKYSIFIEETPEDLSEIESDITTLNIIDLFEYIRKLKKSTINTDEYQIIFLEKIGTSLICVFFTILGALSLYSPNRRGSHLGKLIFYTFVLVILYWLGNSYFLELGKNSKINPFYAVFIPHLILTAFIGFIMFKKRKLS; encoded by the coding sequence ATGACAATACTTCGCATCTATATTCTTAAAAATTGGTTTAAAACCTTAATGGGCAGCATTTTCTTTCTTCTTCTCTTATTGACCGCAGGAAATCTTGTTGCTGGCTTTTTGCGATCTAATGTTACCGCTTTAGATGTTATAAAAAATTACATTATTGAGTTACCCAATCTACTTGGACGCGTTATTCCTATATCTTGTATATTTGCGTCTATTTTTGCTATTGAAAAGCAAAGAAGTAAAAATGAACTTGTCGCAATATTTGCTAGCGGTCTATCTTTTAAAAAATATTTAAGTATCTTATTAAGTGCCTCTGTTTTGGTCTCTCTAATTCTTTTTATATTCTTAGGTTTTGTTTATCCATATTCCAAATCTGAACGGCATAATATATTGAAGGATAAGGTTGATCATTTTAGCAATCAAAAGAGTGTTGGATTAAGAACAAATACTCTCAATAGTGGTAAAATGTGGTACAAAGGAAAAAATTATTTTTTCTCCCTGGTCAATTTTGATTTAGAAAAAAATACTATATATGATTTTAAAATCTATTTTTTTAAAAGTTTTAAGATTATTGAAAAAGTCATTAGTGCAAAGAAGGCCATCCATTTACAAAATAAAGAATGGGAACTACATGATGCAACAATCATAGATAACTCTAAGGAACTCAATTTTCCTAAAACTACCCAAGAAAAAAAATATTCAATCTTTATAGAGGAAACTCCAGAGGATCTTTCTGAAATTGAATCAGATATAACTACTTTGAATATAATTGATCTCTTTGAGTATATTCGAAAGTTAAAAAAATCAACGATAAACACAGACGAATATCAAATTATATTCTTAGAAAAAATTGGCACTTCACTTATATGTGTATTCTTTACTATTCTTGGAGCATTGTCGCTCTATTCACCAAATAGACGAGGTTCTCACTTGGGTAAACTAATTTTTTATACATTTGTGCTTGTAATTCTTTACTGGCTTGGAAATTCATATTTTCTCGAACTTGGAAAGAATTCAAAAATAAACCCTTTTTATGCTGTTTTTATTCCTCACCTGATTCTCACTGCTTTTATTGGTTTTATCATGTTCAAAAAGCGTAAATTAAGCTGA
- the def gene encoding peptide deformylase produces the protein MSTIEQNKFNLEGELLKIHTYPSAILKKVAEPVTEFDAALKELCQNMLFTMYKAPGIGLAAPQIGVSKRIFVMDIDYKRDVEEFPDGREEYTLSNFNPRILINPKFIRKEGQQVYEEGCLSVPGMYEEVTRAAEVTVEFQDTDGHFHTLEAEGLLAVCLQHENDHLDGIVFIDRISFVKRNLIQKKLIKQKKQSKNEET, from the coding sequence ATGAGCACAATTGAACAAAATAAATTTAATCTAGAAGGTGAGCTGCTTAAGATTCATACTTATCCTTCAGCAATTCTTAAAAAAGTGGCAGAACCTGTCACTGAGTTTGACGCTGCATTAAAAGAGTTATGCCAAAATATGTTGTTTACAATGTACAAAGCTCCGGGAATTGGACTAGCAGCACCACAAATTGGTGTTAGCAAACGTATATTTGTCATGGATATCGACTACAAAAGAGATGTTGAAGAATTTCCTGATGGAAGAGAGGAATATACTCTTTCAAATTTTAATCCAAGAATTTTAATAAATCCGAAATTTATTCGAAAAGAAGGACAGCAAGTATATGAAGAAGGCTGTCTAAGCGTTCCAGGAATGTATGAAGAGGTTACTCGGGCAGCTGAAGTCACTGTCGAATTTCAAGATACAGATGGACATTTTCATACTTTAGAAGCAGAAGGATTACTTGCCGTTTGTCTTCAACATGAAAATGATCACCTCGATGGAATCGTTTTTATAGATAGAATTTCTTTTGTTAAAAGAAACCTCATTCAAAAAAAATTAATCAAACAAAAGAAGCAATCAAAGAATGAAGAAACTTAA
- the hutU gene encoding urocanate hydratase, with product MNHNNIPLPPTGSSLTCKGWHQEAALRCLLNNLHPDVAEDRDHLIVYGGNGQAARNHKALNDIIRTLKELEYNQTLLIQSGKPVGVFPSNPNGPRVLIANSNLVPNWANWDHFNKLKEENKMMYGQMTAGSWIYIGSQGILQGTYETFMAAAETHYGKGSDLSGKLVLSAGLGGMGGAQPLAVKMANGVFIGCDVDIERIKKRLKSKYIDILANSNEEAISLAKEKIATKTPCSIGVVGNAVDFFNYLLEKNLNIDIVTDQTSAHDPLNGYVPNGLTLDEAISLRSSDPKKYTQLSLDTMVEHVKAMIAFKQKGSHVFDYGNNLRGNALKHGLKNAFDFPGFVPAYIRPLFCKGSGPFRWVALSGDPEDIYTTDLELKKLFPENKKLHNWLNKAREMISFQGLPSRICWLQYGDREKAGLLFNQLVRENKVKAPIVIGRDHLDCGSVASPFRETEGMKDGTDAVSDWPLLNLMINTMNGASWTSFHHGGGVGMGYSQHSGMVIVCDGTKEMDQRLSLVLNSDPGMGVMRHLDAGYEEAREMAKQTNIKFPSEEL from the coding sequence ATGAACCATAATAATATCCCACTTCCCCCAACTGGATCAAGTTTAACATGTAAAGGTTGGCACCAAGAGGCCGCATTACGTTGTCTACTCAATAATCTTCATCCTGATGTTGCTGAAGATAGAGATCATTTAATTGTTTATGGTGGGAATGGGCAGGCCGCAAGAAATCATAAAGCACTAAACGATATTATTCGTACTTTGAAGGAACTTGAATATAACCAAACTTTGCTGATTCAATCTGGAAAACCAGTTGGAGTTTTTCCAAGTAATCCGAATGGGCCGAGAGTTCTTATTGCCAATTCGAATCTTGTTCCCAATTGGGCGAATTGGGATCATTTCAATAAGTTGAAAGAAGAAAATAAGATGATGTATGGCCAAATGACAGCTGGTTCATGGATTTATATCGGATCACAAGGAATACTCCAAGGTACATATGAAACTTTTATGGCCGCAGCTGAAACACATTATGGTAAGGGTTCTGATCTATCAGGTAAGCTCGTTCTTTCTGCTGGTTTAGGAGGAATGGGAGGAGCTCAACCACTGGCCGTCAAAATGGCCAACGGAGTTTTCATTGGATGTGATGTTGATATTGAAAGGATTAAAAAAAGATTAAAATCAAAATATATTGATATTCTGGCCAATAGTAATGAAGAGGCAATCTCTCTTGCAAAGGAAAAAATTGCAACAAAAACACCTTGTAGTATCGGAGTGGTGGGCAATGCCGTTGATTTTTTCAATTATTTACTTGAAAAAAATTTGAATATTGATATTGTTACAGACCAAACTTCAGCACATGATCCTCTCAATGGATATGTTCCCAATGGACTTACCCTTGATGAGGCCATTTCTTTAAGATCTAGTGACCCAAAGAAATATACTCAATTGTCATTAGACACCATGGTTGAACACGTGAAGGCCATGATCGCTTTCAAGCAAAAAGGCTCTCATGTATTTGACTACGGAAATAACCTAAGAGGGAATGCCCTTAAACATGGACTCAAAAATGCATTTGATTTTCCTGGTTTTGTTCCTGCCTATATTAGACCACTCTTTTGCAAAGGTTCAGGCCCCTTTCGCTGGGTCGCACTTTCTGGGGATCCAGAAGATATTTATACAACTGACTTAGAGTTAAAAAAATTATTTCCTGAAAACAAAAAACTCCATAATTGGCTTAATAAAGCTAGAGAGATGATTTCTTTTCAAGGATTACCCTCACGCATTTGCTGGCTACAATATGGTGATCGAGAAAAAGCTGGGCTCTTATTTAATCAACTAGTCAGAGAAAATAAAGTTAAGGCACCAATTGTAATTGGTAGAGATCATCTAGATTGCGGATCTGTTGCCTCACCATTTAGAGAAACTGAAGGGATGAAAGATGGAACAGATGCCGTGAGTGACTGGCCATTGTTAAATCTGATGATCAACACAATGAATGGTGCTTCATGGACAAGTTTCCATCATGGCGGGGGAGTGGGTATGGGATATTCTCAACATTCAGGTATGGTTATCGTTTGTGATGGTACGAAAGAAATGGATCAAAGACTTTCTTTAGTTTTAAATTCTGACCCAGGAATGGGTGTTATGAGACATCTTGATGCTGGATATGAAGAAGCACGTGAAATGGCAAAACAAACAAATATCAAATTCCCTTCCGAGGAACTTTAG